The genomic window AAGCCGTGATCCGGTCGAATTCCGGGCCGGCCACCACCCGGTCACGGCCCTGTTCCTTGGCGGTGTAAAGACAGCGGTCGGCTTGCAGCATCAGCTGGGCGCTGTTGTCCGGCACACCCGGTACCGCGCCCGCCGCCACCCCGATCGAGACGGTGATCGTCAGCGGTGGGCCGTCGTCGGTGGGGATGGGTTCGGCGGCGATGGTGCCGCGCAGACGTTCGGCGACCTGGCGGGTCTCGGCCGGTCCGGCGTGGGCGAGCAGCACGGCGAACTCCTCGCCGCCGTAGCGGGCGACCACGTCACCGGCGCGGACCACGGTGAGCAGCCGGCGGGCGAGTTCCTGCAGGACCCGGTCGCCGGCGCCGTGCCCGCGGGTGTCGTTGACCTTCTTGAAGAAGTCGACGTCGAGCAGCAGTACCCCGAACGGTTCCCGGGCCCGGGCGTTGCGGGCGATCGCGGTGGCCAGGGTCTCCTCGAAGTAACGCCGGGTTCGCAGGCCGGTCAGCCCGTCGGTGACCGCCAGCCAGCGCTGCCGCTGGATGAGCAGCCACATCCGGGTCATCACCAGCGCGGACAGCACCACTCCGGCGGCCGCGTAGACCGGGACGTAACTGTCGTCGCCGAAGGTGTGACCGATCGACAGGGCGATCGGCCCGACTCCGAGGGCCGCGGCGAGCAGCGGAAGTCCGGGCAGGAACAGGGCGGTCAGCCAGCCTTGCGCCACCGTGTCGTTCAGGTAGATCACCGCGGCGCCGATCAGGACGTCCCCTGGGCAGCCGGTAGGCGGGCCGATATCGCCGGATGCCGGTGAACACACCGATGGCGCCGACCACCCCGGAGAGCAGGATCGGCACCGTTTCCAGCCCCGACGGCGCATCCGTGAACTGGAGTCCCAGATACAACAGTGCGTTCAGGACTCCCAGAACCACCATTCGACCGGTGGTGAGCACCCCCACGGACGAAGCCTAGAGACAGGCGCCCTGGGTACGACGTACGAAATCATCGTTTTGATGTTTTGCGTGGTGGCGGGCTGAACGCCGGCCTGCTGGTGGCGAACGCGGTGACGGCGTGGCTGACGGCGGTGACACTATAAAACCGCCGTTTTAGATAACCCACGGTCACGAGATCATTACGCTCGCAAGCATGAAATCGCTGCCCGTACCTGCCTGGCGTGTGCCGCCTCCACCGCCCTGGCCCTCGTCGGTGTTACCGGCCCGGCCAGCGCCGCACCGCAGACCTTGACGTTGAACAGCCCGTTCGGAGTGAGCGGTGGTGGTAACACCCTCGTCGGCACGGTTCCGGTCGCGGCGGCGGGGACGTTCCCCACGGCGCCGACGGTCCAGTTCCAGTCCGGCACCTGTGCCAACCAGTCGAAGGTGGTCTCCTCGATCGTGGTCGGTTCGGGCGGGAACCTGACCTCCGGCACGGTGACCGTGCCACCGACCGACGTGACCCGCATCTCTGGTACGAAGGTCGCGTTCAAGGTGCCGACGAAGGCGTATCCGGAACTCGACGCCGACGCCAACCCCAGCCAGATCAACACGGCCGGCCTGGTGCTGGACAGCGGGCAGTCGTCGGCGAAGTGGGCGGTCTGCCTGTACGACAACGACACCGCGTCGGGCACCCTGCTGGCGTCGACCAGTTACACCCTGATCCAGAAGCCGACAATCACCGGAGTCACCCCGTCGGCCAGCCAGGCGAGCGGCGGCACGCCGATCACCGTGACCGGAACCGGCTTCATGCCGTTCACCACACCGAACATCCCGCTCACCGCCTCGATCGGCGGGTCGCCGCTGACCAACATCAAGGTCGCGGCGAACGGTGCCAGCTTCACCGCGCTCACCGGGTCGCGCGGTCCGGGCTCCGGTCTGTACCTGACCGTCTACGCCCCCGGCGGGAAGGTGGTCAGTTCCGACCCGGACAACAACCCCGCCACGTTCGAGTCGCCGTTCCTGTTCGAGTACAGCAACGGCATCACCGTCACGCCCAATCTGGCCTCGGCCGGCAGCGCGACCACGCTCGACATCACCGGTGGTGGCTTCTCCGACCTCACCTTCGACTCCAACGGCAGCCCGACCAGTGCCAACGCGCACGTCTTCCTGGTCCGGGGCACCTACACGCCGGCCGGTAACCGGGGCATGGCCGAATGCACGAACGTCGTGGTGGTGGCCGACACCGAACTGATCTGCAACCTGGATCTGTCGGCCGGCTCGCTGAACCCGGTGACCGGCGCGGCGACGCCGAACGTTCCGGTGCCGGACGGCGCGTACACGGTCACGGTGGTGGCCAACGGCGCGACCACCGCGGGCCCGGACGCCGAACCGACGATCGTCAGCAGTGGTTCGACCTTCACGGTGGGCCCGTACTGACGCACACTACGACCGCCGCTCTCCTTACCGGAGGGCGGCGGTCGCCGTTTGAACAGCGGTCGCCGTTTATCAGGCGGTCGGCAGAGCGAGGGTGAAGGTGCTGCCGCCGTTCGCGCCGGGGCGGAAACCGGCGCTGCCGTGGTTGGCTTCGGCCAGCCCGCGCACGATGTACAACCCCAGCCCGGTCCCCTTGATCGTCATGCTGGTGTCCGGGTTGCGGGTGTAGCGGTCGAACAGTTGCGGGCGCAACTCCTCCGGAATGCCCGGCCCGTCGTCGTGCACCGCGACGGTCGCGATGTCACCCTGGCGTTCCACGGTGATCGCGGTGGCCCCGCCGGCGTACTTGGCGGCGTTGGTGCAGAAGTTCGTGACGATCTGCTGCAGGTGACTGGGGTGAACCAGCACGGTCAGGCCGGGCGGGCAGTCGATCGGCATGGACATGTCGAGGCCGGCGACCGCGTCGGCGAGCGCCTGGGCGACGTCGACCGGTTCGGGTTCGACACTGAGCTGACCGGCGTCGAGGATGCACATGGTGAGGATCTCGGCGCGCAGCAGTTCCAGTTTGCGGGCCGACCGGGCGATCACGTCGACCGCTTTGCGTTGCGGGCCGGCGAAACCGTCGGCGTCTTCGAGCAGCAGGTCGGCGTACCCGGTGATGGTGTTCAGGGGTGTCCCGATCTCGTGGGACAGCATGCCCATCAGGTCCATCTTCATGGCGTTGGCGGCCGCGAGCTGGATGTTGCTGTCCTGGAGTTCGGTGGCGCGCAGGGCGAGCTGGGAGGCGACAGCGTCGCG from Actinoplanes derwentensis includes these protein-coding regions:
- a CDS encoding GGDEF domain-containing protein, translated to MIYLNDTVAQGWLTALFLPGLPLLAAALGVGPIALSIGHTFGDDSYVPVYAAAGVVLSALVMTRMWLLIQRQRWLAVTDGLTGLRTRRYFEETLATAIARNARAREPFGVLLLDVDFFKKVNDTRGHGAGDRVLQELARRLLTVVRAGDVVARYGGEEFAVLLAHAGPAETRQVAERLRGTIAAEPIPTDDGPPLTITVSIGVAAGAVPGVPDNSAQLMLQADRCLYTAKEQGRDRVVAGPEFDRITA
- a CDS encoding IPT/TIG domain-containing protein; this translates as MNSPFGVSGGGNTLVGTVPVAAAGTFPTAPTVQFQSGTCANQSKVVSSIVVGSGGNLTSGTVTVPPTDVTRISGTKVAFKVPTKAYPELDADANPSQINTAGLVLDSGQSSAKWAVCLYDNDTASGTLLASTSYTLIQKPTITGVTPSASQASGGTPITVTGTGFMPFTTPNIPLTASIGGSPLTNIKVAANGASFTALTGSRGPGSGLYLTVYAPGGKVVSSDPDNNPATFESPFLFEYSNGITVTPNLASAGSATTLDITGGGFSDLTFDSNGSPTSANAHVFLVRGTYTPAGNRGMAECTNVVVVADTELICNLDLSAGSLNPVTGAATPNVPVPDGAYTVTVVANGATTAGPDAEPTIVSSGSTFTVGPY